From the genome of Burkholderia pyrrocinia:
GCGGGCTTCGATCCGCGCGCGGCGATCACGCTGTGGGACAAGCTCGCGGTCGCGACGCGCGCGAACAAGGCGACGGGCTTCATCTACACGCATCCGTACAGCACCGCCCGGCGCCAGGATCTGCTGAACCGCCTGCCGGACCTGATGCCGCTGTACGCGAAGGCTACGGCCAGGCGCGTCGACATGCTGCCCGACTACGCGGGCATCAGCGCGCAGCGACGCAAGGTCGTGCGGCGCTGAGCGGCGCGCGAAGCCGATCGTCAAGCGCCGACGTCCGCCGCGGCCGGCTTGGCCGACGTCGCGCCCGCCGGGCGGCTGCCGGTTTCGCGCATCCAGCGCACCTCGTCACCGGGGCTGCGGCCGAACAGCCGCTTGAACTCGCGGCTGAACTGCGACGCGCTCGCATAGCCGACGCGCGCGGCGGCCGTGCCGGCGCCGACCCCGTCCTGCACCATCATCAGCCGCGCCTGATGCAGGCGCGCGGCCTTCACGTACTGCATCGGCGACGTCGCCGTCACGTGCTTGAACTGCGCGTGGAACACCGCGAGGCTCATCCCGGCCTCGCGCGCGAGCGTCTCGACGTCGAGATCGGCCTTCAGCTCCGCATGGATGCGCCGCAGCGCCTTCGCGATGCGGCCGAAGTGATGCTGCTGCACGAGCGCCGCGCGGATCGCGTCGCCCTGCGCGCCCGTCAGCACGCGATACGCGATCTCGCGCATGATCGCCGGCCCCAGCACGCGCGTGTCGTGCGGCGACGCGAGCGCTTCGAGCAGCCGCACGACCGCGTCGGCCAGCGGCGCGTCGAGCGGCGTCGAATAGACGCCGAGCGGCTCGCTGGCGGCCGCGCCGAGCGTCTCGTCGAGCAGGATCGCGAGCTCGGCGATCACCGCGAGATCGACGCGGATCGAGATCGCGAGAAACGGCTCGTCCATGCTCGCGAAAGTCTCGCATTCGAACGGCAGCGGCACCGACAGCACGAGATACTGCTGCGCGTCGTAGACGAACGAACGGTCGCCGAGATAACCGAGCTTGCGCCCCTGGCACACGACGATGATGCTCGGTTCGTACAGCACGGGCATGCGCGGCACGGGACGGCTCACGCGGATGAAGCGCACGCCGTCGAGCGCCGCCAGCGTGTCGCCCTCGTTCGGCGCGAGGCGCGTGTGCAGCTCGATCATGCGGCGCTGCACACGGTCGCCCGCATCGGCAAAAAGGGGCTGGAAGCTCATCGGCGTGGTCCTGTCCGGCAAGAGAATCTGGCTCGCAATGTAGCACCATGAATGCGTTTTGACGGGCGTTCGCGCGCAATTCGAGAGGAATAGGCAAATCTTCCAGACCTTCGTGTATTTCGCCGCGCCGCCGCGCTCCTTACGATGACGTCCTGCCTCGCCGCATCGCCACATGGTGCGACGGCAGTCTGTTTCGCCGGATGTTTTTCCCGGACAAGGAGCCCCCTGCATGAGCACCACCTACGCTTACGCGGCGACCGATTCGCAGTCGCCGCTCGCCCCGTTCGAATTCCAGCGTCGCGCGCTGCGCGATCTCGACGTCCAGATCGACGTCCTCTACTGCGGCGTCTGCCACTCGGACCTGCACCAGGCCCGCAACGAATGGCGCAACACGATCTATCCGGTCGTGCCGGGCCATGAAATCGTCGGCCGTGTGACCGCGACCGGCCCGCAGGTATCGCGCTTCAAGGTCGGCGAGCTGGTCGGCGTCGGCTGCCTCGTCGATTCGTGCCGCACCTGCCCGAGCTGCGCCGACGGCCTCGAGCAGTATTGCGAGAACGGCTTCGTCGGCACCTACAACGGCCAGGACCGCGTGACGGGCGACGTCACGTACGGCGGCTACTCGACGCAGCTCGTCGTCGACGAGGCGTTCGTGCTGCGCGTGCCCGAGACGCTCGATCCGGCCGGCGCCGCGCCGCTGCTGTGCGCGGGGATCACGACCTACTCGCCGCTGCGGCAGTGGAACGTCGGCCCTGGCAAGAAGGTCGGCATCGTCGGTCTCGGCGGCCTCGGCCACATGGGCGTGAAGCTGGCGCGCGCGATGGGCGCGCACGTCGTGCTGTTCACGACGTCGCCGTCGAAGATCGATGACGGCAAGCGCGTCGGCGCGCACGAAGTCGTGATCTCGAAGGACGAAGCGCAGATGAACGCGCACCTGAACAGCTTCGACTTCATCCTGAACACGGTCGCCGCACAGCACGACCTGAACCCGTTCCTGAACCTGCTGAAGCGCGACGGCACGATGACGCTCGTCGGCGCGCCGGAGCACGACCATCCGTCGCCGCAGGTGTTCAACCTGATCTTCAAGCGCCGCCGCCTCGCGGGCTCGCTGATCGGCGGGATCGCGGAAACGCAGGAAATGCTCGACTTCTGCGCGGAGCACGGGATCACGTCGGACATCGAAACGATTCCGATGCAGCAGATCAACGAGGCCTACGAGCGGATGCTGAAGAGCGACGTGAAGTACCGGTTCGTGGTGGACATGGCGTCGATCAAGCACTGAGCGTCGCCGGGCGGCAGGCACGATCGCCGCGCCGAGGCAAGAAACGAAACGGGCCGCATGTTCGACATGCGGCCCGTTTTGCATCCTGCCACCGGAGGGTTCGACCGCTACGCGCACTGCGTAGCGCCGGCGCTCACTTCTTGTAGTCGTAGTCGATCGTCAGCGGCGCGTGATCGCTGAACTTGATGTCCTTGAAGATCGACGTGCTCTTCGCAGTGCCGGCCACGCCCGGCGTCGCGATCTGGTAGTCGATCCGCCACCCGACGTTCTTCGCATACGCCTGGCCGCGGTTGCTCCACCACGTGTACTGCTCGGCGCGCTGGTCTAGCGTGCGGAACACGTCGACATAACCGACATCGTCGAACAGCTTCGTGAGCCACTCGCGTTCTTCCGGCAGGCAGCCCGAATTCTTCTGGTTGCTCTTCCAGTTCTTGATGTCGATTTCCTTGTGGACGATGTTCACGTCGCCGCACAGGATCACCTCGCGCTTCTTCTTGAGCTGGGCGAGGTGCGGCATGAATTCGTCCATGAAGCGGTACTTCGCCTGCTGGCGCTCGTCGCCGCTCGAGCCGGACGGCACGTACACCGACACGACCGACAGCTTGCCGTAGCGCGCCTCGACGTAGCGCCCCTCGGAATCGAATTCGCTGCTGCCGAAGCCGATGATCACGTCATCGGGCTCATGGCGGCTGTACACGCCCGCGCCGCTATAGCCCTTCTTCTCGGCGTGGTGGAAGTAGCTTTTGAAGCCGTGCGGCTCGACGAATTCGACCGGCAGGTCGTCGGCCGATACCTTGATTTCCTGCACGCACACGCAATCGGCGTTCTGTTCGCCGAGCCAGTCGAAGAAGCCCTTCTTCGCGGCAGAGCGGATGCCGTTCAGGTTGGCGGTAATCACTCGCATCATGTCGGGTTCCGTTCAGTTCGATGTTTTACAGGGTGGCAGCTTAACGGATCTTCACGCCTTCGAGCTCGGGCTTCGGCGGCGGGAATTCCAGCTTCATGTCGGTCATCGTGCGCAGCAGCAGCTCGGCGATCATCACGTTGCGGTGCGTCTTCGAGTCCGCCGGGATCACGTACCACGGCGCATGCTCGGCCGACGTCGCGGCGAGCGCGTCGCGGTACGCGGACTGGTACGCGTCCCAGTGCTTGCGCGCGTCGAGATCGGAGATGTCGAATTTCCAGTGCTTGGTCGGATCGTCGATGCGCGCCTGCAGCCGCTCGCGCTGCTCGTCCTTCGAGATGTGCAGGAAGCACTTGATGATGGTCGTGCCGTTCTCGACCAGCATCGTCTCGAAATCGCGGATCTGCCGGTAGCGGCGCTCGCATTCCTTGCCGTCGATCGCGTCGAGCACGCGCGGCACGAGCACGTCTTCATAGTGGCTGCGGTTGAAGATCGCCAGCTCGCCGGCGGCCGGCACCTGCGCGTGCACGC
Proteins encoded in this window:
- a CDS encoding AraC family transcriptional regulator, encoding MSFQPLFADAGDRVQRRMIELHTRLAPNEGDTLAALDGVRFIRVSRPVPRMPVLYEPSIIVVCQGRKLGYLGDRSFVYDAQQYLVLSVPLPFECETFASMDEPFLAISIRVDLAVIAELAILLDETLGAAASEPLGVYSTPLDAPLADAVVRLLEALASPHDTRVLGPAIMREIAYRVLTGAQGDAIRAALVQQHHFGRIAKALRRIHAELKADLDVETLAREAGMSLAVFHAQFKHVTATSPMQYVKAARLHQARLMMVQDGVGAGTAAARVGYASASQFSREFKRLFGRSPGDEVRWMRETGSRPAGATSAKPAAADVGA
- a CDS encoding NAD(P)-dependent alcohol dehydrogenase; the protein is MSTTYAYAATDSQSPLAPFEFQRRALRDLDVQIDVLYCGVCHSDLHQARNEWRNTIYPVVPGHEIVGRVTATGPQVSRFKVGELVGVGCLVDSCRTCPSCADGLEQYCENGFVGTYNGQDRVTGDVTYGGYSTQLVVDEAFVLRVPETLDPAGAAPLLCAGITTYSPLRQWNVGPGKKVGIVGLGGLGHMGVKLARAMGAHVVLFTTSPSKIDDGKRVGAHEVVISKDEAQMNAHLNSFDFILNTVAAQHDLNPFLNLLKRDGTMTLVGAPEHDHPSPQVFNLIFKRRRLAGSLIGGIAETQEMLDFCAEHGITSDIETIPMQQINEAYERMLKSDVKYRFVVDMASIKH
- a CDS encoding exodeoxyribonuclease III: MMRVITANLNGIRSAAKKGFFDWLGEQNADCVCVQEIKVSADDLPVEFVEPHGFKSYFHHAEKKGYSGAGVYSRHEPDDVIIGFGSSEFDSEGRYVEARYGKLSVVSVYVPSGSSGDERQQAKYRFMDEFMPHLAQLKKKREVILCGDVNIVHKEIDIKNWKSNQKNSGCLPEEREWLTKLFDDVGYVDVFRTLDQRAEQYTWWSNRGQAYAKNVGWRIDYQIATPGVAGTAKSTSIFKDIKFSDHAPLTIDYDYKK
- a CDS encoding polyphosphate kinase 2 family protein, whose translation is MAKQPSLDDFRVPYSTREKEAAAFKLDAFDPAAKPFSSGSKEADRERLSAVSTELDVQQERLHTQQKKRVLLVLQGMDTSGKDGTVRAVFREVDPLGLRVVPFKAPTPIEAAHDFLWRVHAQVPAAGELAIFNRSHYEDVLVPRVLDAIDGKECERRYRQIRDFETMLVENGTTIIKCFLHISKDEQRERLQARIDDPTKHWKFDISDLDARKHWDAYQSAYRDALAATSAEHAPWYVIPADSKTHRNVMIAELLLRTMTDMKLEFPPPKPELEGVKIR